CATCTAAAATAACTTTCGGCATATtgctgatttttgttttacaaaaaCGAATCTTTTCTATCCAACCTTTACGTTGTACAAGTTATACACAGATAATCGCTCGAGATAACATCGGAATTGCGTAAATCTTGTTTAGATGTAAAGTGAGGATACTGGGTGAATGAGATGAAGAGAGACGAGAGTACGAGAATTTGCATGTCTCTCTGAAGAGAGAGTGGCCACCGCTAAATATGCACAGCTCGTTACCCAGCCAACCTGCACTACGCAGTCTCTCCTGACCCAACAcatgcaacagcagcagctacGCCAAGAGGTTCACTTTGTACCAGAATTTAATATTCAAGTCCCCGCTGTAATTCACTCCGATCTCGGTCCAATTGTTGGGAACGTGTGTGCAGTGCTTTCATATACTCGTTCGTATCTCGTAAATGCAATTTTGTTCAACTCAGCTCCGATGTATTACATAATTTAACGACGTAGGTACTTACGTGTATTCCATAGGGTGTTCAAAATGTaatgaagtttttttctcagtcaCGCCTCAAAATTTCAGTAGAGCATCTCAAATAGAATATCTCAGTTAAATAAGGGCTCGTAATATTGGAATTTAGTTgcgtttatttcatttttttcgttttcccattgaaaaaaaatgtatttgacaTTGATTAAATGCAGATTTAATTTGACCGGAAGATGCTAAAAGCGTTTTCTAAGCGCAGGGTAAAGCACGTGAGGATTAAATCTGCAGATCAGTCGTAGAATTATACCGTAGCTCTAGTTGCGGGAACCGCAGGGCAGACAGAACTCGGTTTGCATCGTTATACCCGTTAACTAAGTTACTTCATTCTGTTCGCGACGTGTACCGAGGTATCCAAAGTTGCAAGGATACGTTGGAGTTCGCGCACCCTGAGTGATGAACGAGTAATTGGGATGGCGGTTAACGGATATCCCGGATGTTATAGTAGGTATCCAGTCCTCCCGGGCTTCGACGAATGTACCGGGAACAAGGCGGCGAGGTCTATCCTTGAATAGTTGATATCCCGGTGAGATAATATCTCCATCGATCAAGGATCTTATGATGTACCTTGACAGTCGACAGCCATTTTTGCCAAATTGGGATTTCTTTATCGTATAATGTcggtatttgaaattttattatactgtGGATTTTTCATCAGAGGATTTAGAGTTTAATTTTCCTTGTCAGTGATTTGATTCGCGGAAGATTCGGATAAATGCATAACAAGATTTAGTGACTAAAGCGAGGGCCATACCGtggtttgaaattaattaaaaaatgtagagcagggtgaaagaaaaatggttTTCTGAAAGTTAAGAATTCTGGCAAAGTATACGACTACAGACAAATTGTAATATAAATCGAGATTGAGATAGGGGGAAGGGGAGGGTGAGAgtctacaattaatttatgctGCCGCGTCGCAAAGCTATATCGTCGTCGTCAGGATGTTACCGCATGCGGAAGAAGACAAAGCCGAGCTTTATTTGAGCTGACCGTTAAATTGCCCTGCATGTATTATGACCTTGCATAGTCCAGGAAATTATAACTTAAGCCGCTTTCCCACGTAACTTTAGCTGACCAGGAAATACGGCCGGGCCCCCGCAAACCAGCTTGGCTTGGCTTCTTGCTGATTCCCTGAAACTGTTTCCCTTGCTTTTCGAATTTGTCGAGAGCTCTACTTGATAAAACGAAGAGCCAAGTTGTACCTTCAAGTTGTACCGAGCTTCACGAATAATCAGGGGAATTTATTAGATCCGCACCAAGAGAAAGGTTCATAAGGAAAAGGTCACTGTGGTCCTGTGGTAGGTCGTCAGTCGAATCAATAATTTGAAGGCATCTCGCATCTCTCGTATACCTGCGCCAAACAAAATCGTTGTAATAACGCAATCAATGTGCGCCTGTGGTTCCTTGCCGGATAGCTGCGGTCCGTGGAAATGATGAGAGGAACGGGGgtagggggtggagggggagggggtgggtTCCTGCGGAACGTTGGAATAGTAGGAGCGCCTCGGGCTGCGTAGTTCATTGCCTGCCGTTCAATCCTTGATTAAATATCCTGCGGAGAGTCGGTGCTGCAGATCGTACTGCTTAAAATTCCGCGTTCAAACCGGCGACGAACTCGATTCGCCTTCGAACGATCGGCGAATTCCGTCGCTCGCTGAGCTGTTGTTACAGTCCAATTTTATCCCTATAATGGTAATTAACTCCGATGGGGAGAAATGCTCGCGAATAGGctgagggagggagggagggagggattGAGAtggaggaagagaaaaataaagggagagaagagaggagccAAACACTTTCTGCGATCGTTATATTACTGGATTAATTGAGGACACCGCGCATCTTGACGAGCTGCTTATTCAACTCACATAAATCACAATTTATTCGACAAAATTACTGTACTCTAAAAGTAACGAACTCAATTTCGTTCAACGGTTCCGTGACGAACTTTCGGATGTTCGGATCTTTCGGTggtgaatgaagaaaattaaaatacgatTGAATCTAAGACGAAAGATTCACAAAAGCGAATTTGGGGAACTTTCCTTGTCTGTGAAGTCCCGGTGTGAGATGATACGCGAATTCCATTTCGAAGGGATCCTGCATTTGATGCGGGTATCAAATATTTAGTCGGCGCTTTAATcactgctgttgctgctgcatgAATACGAGATACGAGTGCGAATTAATTAGGAGTAAACGCGTTAATTAGTACGCTCGTCGAAGAGCCCTGAGCGGTGTTGCAGAAATCATCGTGATTTCGGGGTGAAATGTAACGCAACGAGACTTTTCATCTTCGTTGTAAAGAAATTCGTCGCGCAATTTCAATTGATCTTCTTGTGGCGAGCCGTTGCTTCGGTACCCGTCACCAATATGGCGAAAAGCTTCTTCACGAAAAGTTGAAACAAGTAGGCAATAACGGCCAAGCCGAGAATCAGGACGGCAAAGACATCGATCAGCGCGATTTGGATCCACGATAAATCCATCGCCGGTGACCTGATATTCGATCCTCCGTGTCTGACGACGTACTCGACCCAGAAGATCCCGGTGTCCAACGGGCTCATCGGTCGGTCCCGAAATTCGGCGGAAATCTTCTTCGCCGCTGCCCTGAAAAACGGTCGTCGATTAGATCCGCGTCAGCTCATTGAAACTGCGTTTACACCAGGAATAGTTACATGTATGAGGGGTCGCCGAGGACCTTCTCAAAGGCGGCGTCGATCTTTTCCTCGGTCATATCGTTGTGGAGCAGCGCCACAGCGACGTTCTTATTGACGTAACGAGCCACGTTTAGGGGCTGATCGGAGAAGACAGGCACCCCTATCATCGGGACGCCGCAGTAGATGGCCTCCTGGGTCGACATCAGACCTCCGTGGGTGAAGAAGACGCGAGCATTCTTGTGAGCTGCGGTTGAGGTGGAAATATAAAACAGGGTAAGTCAACAAGGTGATAAAACCATGGCCAAAAGCAATGGGCAAACCCCGTCATCTTACAGAGAACACCGAGCTGCGGAATCCACGAACGGACCAACACGTTGCTCGGCAAACCGGGTGGCAGTTCATCGGGTTTTGCTATTTTCATCAGCACTCTAACAGGCGCCAATTTTCCCAAGGATTTGTAAAGCGCGTGCAAAATTTCTGCCGAAAATGACTCGATCTTAAGCATCGAGCCAAAGGATACGTACACGAAGCCGTCTTTGCTCTGGTCCAACCACTCTTGCAGGTCCTGTAAGGACGAGTCAAATGTTCCGGTGATGAAAGAATGGACCGTTAGGTATACGTGAAACGTCGAGGATAAGAACTTACGTGAGGCAACGGGTCGATTTCTTTTGGAATATGGATTCCTCCGACCTCGACAACCGCCGTGGTGAATGGCCTGACGCCGTTCAAACTGTAGTGAGAATTGACGAGGATCAGAGAGACGTTTCTCTCGGCTTCTCTGACTCCGAGAGCATGCGGGCCGAGGTGTTTCCTTATGATCTCATCCTGGTCTCTGGTGTAGTAGTAAAACTGCATCTTTTTACTGATCAAGTCCAAAGTGTTGGTCATCCGTTCCCAAAAATTCATGGGCGCCATGAGATTTGAGAAAACTCCGGGCACGTAGGCCGGGTTATCGGGGTTCGCCACGAAGTCGCTCGACCACGGCCACATCGGAGATGTCACGATTGCCACCACCGGAACCTTGAAGTGCTGACCCAATGCCAGGAAACAGTGGGCAGCCAAGACCTCGAAAATTCGGGCCGAGCTAGTTATCAATAGCCTTTTATAGTTCTATTAATCGATACTAAATAATATCAGTAAAACACTGATCGCTCTCTAAAAAACGGTCCCATTAGCaagatgaataatattttcctaTACAGTACATAATAAATCGTAGACTGTTTATGAAGCTCGGGATTGAAACCTACCTCGCCGATGAGGAGGTCGTAGGGAGGATCCTTCGGAGGGTTTTTAATCAGCTTCTTCAACTCGGGGTGGTCcataaatttgcaaagttcAGCTCCGAAGGTGGATGTGAGAAATGGCACGACGGGTCTATCCAGTGCAGTTGCCTTCACGTATGCATATGTCaaattattctgtaatttCGGGATTGAGGGGTCGTCCAAGTTTATTATGTCGGTGTAATTCTTGACGGGCTTCTTCAGCGGGAAGTGTCCCACAACGTCAACCTGGTGGCCGCGATTAGCCAGCCCCTTGCAAAGTGCCTCGAACATGATGGCGTGGCTCTTTGCGTTGTAGGGAAGTATACTCAATATCCGGTACCCTCTGACCTCCGATAGGGTCGATAAAATGTagagaaaaatcgtaaaacacAGCCGCCCTTTCACCCCAGCACCTTTACAGAACCGTAAGATCATCTTTGACTATTCGATGTGCAGTCAAGCGCGTTACTGAATTCAAGTAGACGCATAAAAAACCCCGAACCAGGAGACCTTGATAGCCTGTTTCAAGCCATAATCGTACAGGCGTTCTAATCTGCAAATACGCAACGCAATTGAATGGTGCGATTATCTAATCCGATTATTACCGAACAACATTTCTTCATATCTCAATCAGCCAAGGTTCTTATATCGCCGATgagccccctccccccgctGCCCCTCGCCCCTCTTACGACATTAACCCGAGAAATCTTCCACTccctctcattgtcagtgtcgTGACGCAACATTAATCTTCGATTTTTACTCTCATATCTCTGACTGCAGCGAGTATAAATTTAACTCCTTGATATCAAACCAAATATAATGATGAGATAActcgatattatattttcatcacTAAATGCACGAACagtagaagaaaagaagaactgagaagaagaagtccgagaaaaaattatctatccTCTATTCGCCCGGCTGTTTCACTCGAGAATATATTCTTACCTATCCAGTCCCACTTTTTCCTCCCCTACATATCAAAGCTCGGAAGTTGCGACAGAGGTGCACGATTGCTCTTTGCTGTTCGAATAACGTGCGTCGTTGTTTCACAGGAAATGTGGCCGAGCTCGCGGTTATCACTTTTGAGGTCCTGACCCCATTGCCCTCGCTGACGGGAAGGCTAGGCCCATAAATAGACGTGATTAGAGGGCGAGCTTAGCGGAGCCGCGAAGCTTCGCCGCGGGGTCCCGTCCCGGGGATGACGCGTAAGCTCATTACTTCCACAATCCAGCAAGAAAGGAGTTTCGCCTTCCGGCCCGTCCGAGGGAAGCCCTCAACCCTGGTTGGGGCCCCGAGTCTGGCTATGGCTACGAATTCACGCCGCGTTCCCGTCCGTCTCCTTGTCAGCCCACCAATTCTTTCTTTGACCCACGTACTTGATTTACACTTTCTCGTATCAGATCACGTCTGTTGGTACATCTTCCGCGTCGTCTCGACTTTCTTGTCGGACGAGCCTCGGAGCGGCCAATTATTcaacttctttcttttcatttaaaaGCATCTGGACGGATTGAAATTTGGGCAGTAGGGGGATTCGTTGAAGGTACCAGACGCGTCTCGTTGAGGAAAACCATTtccgacaaaattttttctttccaggaATCTGATAAAATCTTGAATCTGGTACATAAAACTTCCATTTCGGGAGAACGTAGtacttttttgctgctggAATAGCAAATGTTTGGAAAGTCATGGATTCCAGGATAATTCCGAGGCCTGAAACTCCCTTTTGCGTTTGTTTGTAAGCCACGGGCGTCCCGAACGAGTATTTCATCCCTCTTGTCATCCCCGACGAAAATCTCGTATCGCAGTTTACCCGCGTGATTCCTTCCAAGACTCTAAATGGACAAGTTGCTGTTGCAGCTATTGcatttgtgaaaattgtaCCGCGTGTCCACGTATAATAAACAGGATTAATGCCTTGTTCCGGGCTTAGCTTGCAGGCGTCGCTCGAGGCTGAACTCCCCCGTAGGAACCGGGCGCATTCCCTACCCGAATAATCTCGCTATTAACAACATCCCAAGAGAACTGTTTGCAACGTTAATGATGAGCCCGACAAATCCAAGGGTGAAACTCCGGCACTTCTCTTTTTGGAGACCGCGGTTCTATTGCCTCAAAGAAACTCTGGCTGGTCAGCAAATTAcaattgcatatatatacaaaaacgCAGTCTTGCAAACTTTTCACGTATCAGCATCCGCCCTCCGGTCAAATATGTTATACCTTCCGCCAGGATTCTTTCGATTCGGCACATCTTCGtggtgatatttttatttctcatacaTCACGTCATTTCCTTTACCTGCGTCGTATGTCGAAGAAGAGGTTCAGGCTCATCAGGCATAACGATTCGTCCAATGTAAcgataatcgattcctcgcacGCATATTTGCAATAACAAATTTTGCAGTTGTAATAATATTCTCGAACGAGGAAAATACTTAGTTCGCAATGAGAaatggatttttctttttcgacaCTCGTGTTTTACTTTACATCGCGTGGCTCGGGTTCTGAAGCTGAAACGAGTTAAGGTTTGAATTGCAGCTCGCAATTTAAGGTAGAAATATTTACTCAAATTACCAAACAAGTTAGGAATAATTTTGCAGCATGGAAACTTTGGGTTTATTTCTAAGCTTCAGCAGCAAAAGAGTCGCAAGTCGAGCGTCAGTCAGTATCGAGGAtcgattttcgtaaaaattgagTGCTGCTCGTAAAACCTGCGAGACATTCGTACTCCGATTTCGCAGGATAAAGTCACGTCGTTTGTGACTCTGAGGGATTACTCGTCCCTTGGCCATCGGGCTACCCGGAGACGCAACTAATGCTCCTCTGAGCTGGGCTAAAGGCGAAGGGGCGAGTCGACGGAGTCTCGGAGTGCACCCTGGGAATTTGGTCCGGTATATCGACGGAAGGATAATAAGAAAAGGGAGAAGAGGTAGAAGGAGAGGGTGAGTAGTGGAGGGCTGAGGCGTTCTAATTGCGGTATAAAAAACAGTGTGCTTTTCTAATCACCGGCGAAATTcgagattggaaaaaaatttaaactaaaACCCTGCTTACAACAATATAGgtcgattgaaaataaattagaagGAGTTTCATGTTCTCTGTAGAAGATATTTCCTTTTATTTGATTCTCAtatattcattcgttcattcatcTGTTAAATCATTTGCTTATACAGTACATAAATTATCAGGCAAACGgtgaataaagtaaaattgtaaatgtaaATCGTTTCTCTTCAGGCATAATGGTATAAATAAAACGTCTTTCCTTAGTTTAAATTGTACATATTAAATCGTCTctctttaatttaaattatctcTGCTCTctgtaattcatttttaaaagtttcaCGATGAAATCCGTACCGATTATGTCAACTTAACTGGCTCAAATACTTTTTGGTGCTTCACAATCGAGGATTTCCAAGTGGCGACAGGTTCGTTTACAAtgtttagaatatttttaaattccttaAGAAACGTTTCAACTTGTCAAGATCtcatttcactttttatttcacaatctGAAGACCCTTCGTGTGAAAAGTTTATATTAAACGtcgtacttgaaaaaaagcttagcagagagaaagagagaaagctCGTTTTCGATAAGAAAAGTGTAAATCGACGAAGACAGACACCACGTGATGGAGTCAAAAAGTAAATTCCAATTGTAGTAACAATTCGCTTTTACGCGGGCATATTCGAATCGTCACATGCTTGCCCTTTCTGTCCCCTCGACAAATTTCCACCTCACGTAGGCGGGGGTTTAACAAATAGTAGGGTAATTTTTTCCCCGCTCGAATTCGCTCTACGGTGATAGAGTGAAATGCGTTTGACACCGATTTACACAGGCTGGAATATTCCGGGCACTCA
This portion of the Diprion similis isolate iyDipSimi1 chromosome 7, iyDipSimi1.1, whole genome shotgun sequence genome encodes:
- the LOC124408201 gene encoding UDP-glucosyltransferase 2-like, with translation MILRFCKGAGVKGRLCFTIFLYILSTLSEVRGYRILSILPYNAKSHAIMFEALCKGLANRGHQVDVVGHFPLKKPVKNYTDIINLDDPSIPKLQNNLTYAYVKATALDRPVVPFLTSTFGAELCKFMDHPELKKLIKNPPKDPPYDLLIGEVLAAHCFLALGQHFKVPVVAIVTSPMWPWSSDFVANPDNPAYVPGVFSNLMAPMNFWERMTNTLDLISKKMQFYYYTRDQDEIIRKHLGPHALGVREAERNVSLILVNSHYSLNGVRPFTTAVVEVGGIHIPKEIDPLPHDLQEWLDQSKDGFVYVSFGSMLKIESFSAEILHALYKSLGKLAPVRVLMKIAKPDELPPGLPSNVLVRSWIPQLGVLSHKNARVFFTHGGLMSTQEAIYCGVPMIGVPVFSDQPLNVARYVNKNVAVALLHNDMTEEKIDAAFEKVLGDPSYMAAAKKISAEFRDRPMSPLDTGIFWVEYVVRHGGSNIRSPAMDLSWIQIALIDVFAVLILGLAVIAYLFQLFVKKLFAILVTGTEATARHKKIN